Part of the Candidatus Neomarinimicrobiota bacterium genome, CCCCCAAGCTAAAGCATGGGGTAAGCGTTGTCCCTATTCTCACACAGCCTCTATATTCATAAGGCTATCTCAAAAGGATAGCCTTTTTAGATGCAAAAAGCCCCACTCCCAGTGGAGCAGGGCTTTTGTTAAACGGAGGTTGTGCGACCCGGAAATTCGGGTTCTATCCCGTTTACACGGGGGTAAAATGCCCCAAGGGCGTAGTGCGATTTACAAATTCATCGTATCATGACGACGGATATATGCTGGAACTGAGAGGTCATCACTGAAGTGCATGATCACATCCTCTTTCGTTTTTTCTTCCAGACGCTGGAAAGCCGGACTCTCAAGATGTTCGCGTTCATTAGCAGCATCCAGACGAGCTGCGGTAACAGGTTCATTGAAATCAACGATGGGAGTTTCGATCTTGATCTCAGGTGTTGAAGCTGCTTGGGCGATGGGTGTTCTAGGATGATAAGCCCGAGCCGGTTGAGTCTCATTCTGATCAAAACGCAGATCACTGTCATGATTGAAGCCAGTGGCAATCACCGTTACCCTGATTTCATCACCCATTATTTCATCAATTACAGCTCCCAAAATGATATTGGCCTGATCTCCAACCTCTTCGTAGATCAGATTTGAGGCTTCGTCAACTTCAGCCAGGGTCATGCCGGATCCACCTGTGATATTGATCAGTAATCCCTGTGCTCCCTGTATGTTGGTGTCATCCAATAGAGGTGATGAAATTGCAGTTTGAGCGGCCAGTATAGCACGTTCCTCACCAGAAGCTATACCGGTACCCATGATGGCGTCTCCCATCCCTTCCATGACCGTCTTTACATCCGCATAATCAAGATTGATCAGACCATGCACATTGATCAGGTCAGAGATGCCTCTAGTGGCTTGGTGCAGGACTGAGTCAGCTTCCAGGAATGCATCGATCATGCTGGTGCTCTTATCCACAATGGATAACAGACGCTGGTTGGGAATGACGATCAAAGTATCAACGAATTCACGTAGCTTTTCCACGCCTTCTTTGCTGCGTTTAGCTCGGGGTGGACCTTCAAAGCGAAAAGGTGTTGTGATAATACCAATGGTCAAAGCTCCGATCTCCTTGGCGATCCGGGCTACCACAGGAGCTGCGCCAGTACCCGTTCCACCACCCATGCCAGCAGTGATAAATACCAGGTCTGATCCGTCCAGTGAAGCTGCGATAGCCTGGCCATCTTCTTCAGCAGCAGCTTCGCCAACATGCAGTTTAGCACCGGCACCAAGACCCTTGGTGATGGCTTTTCCGATCTGGATCTTTACATCAGCCTTGCTATGATCAAGTGCTTGAGCGTCAGTGTTCACTGCGATAAATTCTACACCTGACAGTTCGGAATCAACCATTCGATCGATGGCATTGCTACCTGCACCACCAACACCGATAACCCGAATACGAGCTTTCTGTTCTTTTAAACTATCAAATTCAAATAACATGTTACTATCCTCCGTTTTGGATGTGTTCTGTTGTTAAAAATTATTTTGAAAAAAATTGGCTATCTTATGAATGAATCGAGCCGGGGCACCCCGGTCAAGTTGTCTGGCATCCTCAGATTGAAACTTGGCAGCATAAGCGATCAAACCGGTGGCTGTTGCATATTCCGGACTCTCGACCATTTCTGTTGTGTCTGTGAATCCAATGGGGCTGCCCAGACGAATAGGCATTTCAAAAACTCGTTTTGCCAGGGCCTCAAGACCGGGGATCTTGGATCCGCCACCCGTGAAAACCAGGCCTGAATTCAAGTGCTTCAACATACCGTTCTCTTTGAGATTGGTCTTGACCATCTGCAGGATCTCATCCATGCGGGCCTCGATGTACATGGAAAATTCTGATTCATTGATATTGCGGTCTTGTCGTCCACCCACACCCTTTATATCAAAGACTTTGTCCACTTCGGTATGCTCGGTGAAACAGTGTCCGAATTTGAGCTTCAATTCATCAGCTTGCTCCTCAGTGATACGTAGAATGCCGGCAATATCAGAGGTTACCTGATTTCCGCCAAAGGGCAGAGAAACAGTATGTTCTACACCGAATTTGGACATGACAATGGCATCTGCCGTACCGGCTCCAATATCGATTAATCCCACACCGATCTGCTGTTCCTCTTCCGTAAGCACGGATTGGGCTGAAGCAATTGGCTCCAACACAAAATCTTTTACCTGGCAACCGGCATTACGGACAACAGAAATAATATTTTTGGTGCTGGCCGTAGCAGAGGTGACCAGATGAACCTGAGCTTCCAGACGGCGACCGGTCATGCCTACCGGATTACGCAGACCGGTCTCATCATCGACTGAATACTGCTGTGGGATCACATGAATGATGCGCCGACCGTTTGGCAAACCAACGGCTTTAGCAGATTCGATGACCCGATCAACATCTTCTTCGGTGATCTCCAGTTCTTTTTCTCCCCTGCGTCTGGATAGATCTGCGATACCGATCACACCTGTGGCGTTCAGGCTGTAAATGTGCTCACCGGCAATTCCAACCGTTACATATTCAGCCTTGATCCCGGCGCTGGTTTCGATCTCATCCAGAGCCTTACGAATGGCTGTCGAAGTTGCTTCAATATCTACAATAGTCCCTCGACGCAAACCCGATGAGGGAGAACTGCTTAGCCCGACTATCTTGAGGGTATCCTCATGGTCTGGTTCGGCTGCGATGGCACAAACTTTCGAAGTTCCGATATCTAACCCAATGTATATTCCGCGGCTGTTCATCGTGAATTTCGCTCCTTTACGATGACCTGACGCTTAAAGCGTAGATCTATATACTGATAGGGACTGATGATCCCTGAATCTGATTCGTCTGCTACAAATGTTGACAGGATGGTGCTGTTATCGATGGCATCATCTTCATTTCCCAATAAAACGGTGGTGCTATGGGTGGCTGAGATCAGTTTTATTCCCCGACGATCATAGGATATTTCTGAAATATCCAGATAAATATGTTGATGATTTCTGCGGATGATCTTTAAGAAATTTACCAGCATTTGAACCGTTTCGTCAGGGATAAGATCACCGATTTCCGCAGATCTTAAATCTGTGCTGACCCCGGTTATGATTGGTAGATTATAGAGCATACCCTTGTCTGGCAGGGGCAGCAGAGTTGCCTTGTCATCCAGGGTCATAATGCTTTGAATAGCAATGTAGGCTACAGGCAATACATCATAGAGGTAAACATCCAAAGTGTTGGGGAAGTGTCGGGTGGCTTTGGCATTGCGGATCAGAGGATATTCCAGGAAACTGTTTTGAATAGCCATCAGATCAAGCTCATGTAGCGCTTTTCCGAGATAGATCTCAGTCAGGTTTTTAACACGCTCCGGACTCATGGTGCGCTGACCGTAAAGATTAATGATCTCCACATCATTTGATCGTATGAGATTGGCGTAGCTCAGGCTTAGAGAACCCAGCAAGATCACACTGATAAGCAGAATAGCTGAAAATGCCCAGCTCAAAGGTGGAATGCTGTAGAGGGATGCTCGGGTCATCTAGTTGCGCTCCCCCAGAAACAACTCGTGCAATTTCCAAATATCTCCGGCACCCATGGTGATGACCAGATCACCACTGCGCAAGATCGGTTCGAGATAAGCATGAACATCAGCTATGTCTGGTTGGTAGTCAAGAGAACCATTGGCTTCATCCAGGATCAGTGCAGAACTCACACCTGCTATGGGGAGTTCTCTTGCCGGATAAATATCAGTGACAAGAGCAATATCCGCCTGTTCAAGAGCGCTTGCAAATTCTGCTGCAAAATCGCGGGTTCGCGAATAGAGATGTGGCTGAAAAACAGCGATAACCCGAGCTTCGGGCCAGCCGGAACGGGCCGCTTTGAGCGTAGCTTCCAGCTCAGAAGGATGATGGGCATAATCATCAATGAATTGCACGCCATTCAAACTTCCTTTTAATTCGAAGCGTCGTTCAACACCCCGGAAAGTTTCCAGGCCAGCTTTGATATGATTAAAATCAACCCCCATTTGATGGGTCAGGGCACAAGCACCCAATGCATTCATCACATTGTGCTCACCCGGCATGTTCAGGGTGATGATTCCCAGATATTTGCCATTGTACATGACTGTAAACCGGCTATTTAATTCATCCAGATGGAGATCAACAGCCCGATAATCCGGTTTCTCACTTAGCCCGTAACTCACCAGGGGATAGGGACTTAAATGAGCCAGACGGATCAGTTCCTCGTCATCACCCTGAAGTATCAGGATGCCATCATTTGTTAATTTGGAGATAAACTCGAGAAAAGTATCCCGCACATCCTGCAAGTCGGAATAAATGTCAAGATGATCGGCTTCAAGCGTGGTCACGATGATCCGGTCTGGATTTAAAGCTAAAAAGGACCGATCATATTCGTCGGCTTCAACAACTATATGGGTATGAGCACCCAGACGCAGGTTTGAATTCAGGTTAGGCAGGATGCCGCCCACCAGAATGCTGGGATCCAGTTCAGCAGTGACAAGAATTTGTCCACACATCCCTGTGGTTGTGGTTTTCCCGTGGGTACCAGCAATGGCCAGAGTGTGCTTATAGCCGGCTGCTATTTGCCCCAATAGATCAGCTCGTCTGAGTTCTGGAATAGCATGCGTCTCAGCGTAGTTGCGCTCTGGATTGTCAGGGTTTACCGCACTGGAGTATACTACCAGATCTGCGGACTGGGCCTGTTCAGCTTTGTGGCCAATAAATACTTCGATTCCGGCGGCTCTTAGCGAATTCAGCAGCTTGCTGTCTAACTGATCAGAGCCTGAAACGGTTTTCCCCTGTTGCTTTAGCAGCAATGCCAGGGCACTCATTCCGATTCCGCCAATGCCCACAAAGTGGATATGTTGGGCTGAACTAAGCACAGGTACTCGCTATTCTGATAATGCTGCTGCAGATATCTTGAGCCGCATGGGGTCTTTTAAGGGCTGAGGAGGCTTGAGCCATGGTGTTTAATTTTTCGCGGTCAGTGAATATCTCTGTAACCAGGGGCAGAAAAGCACCTTCTGCAAGATTTTGCTCTAGAAGAACCCGGGCGGCACCAGCGTTTTCCTGGCTTCTGGCATTGAATTCCTGGTGATTTGCTGCCGCAGATGGCAAGGGGATCAGGATCGCTGGCAATCCAAAATGATTCAATTCAGTGAGGGTCATGGCACCTGCCCGACAGACCATGAGATCTGCCAGAGTGTAAGCTTTGTCCATTTCTTTGATAAAAGGCAATAGTTTAATCTTGGGGTTGCTGCTGATGTGGCGCCGGCAATATTCAAGATCTGCTTTGCCGGTCTGCCAGAGGATCTGCATCCCGATCTTTTCCAGATAAAGAGAAGCCTTCTTGACAAAGTGCCGGTTGATGGTTCTGGCGCCCTGTGACCCTCCCAGGATGAATAGAGTTGGTAACTCCGGATCAAGTCCGAAAAAATGAGCTGCATCCACCCGGTTGACAGTTTTCTCCAGATGGCGAATAGGATTTCCGGTCATCAGGGTTTCAGCCCCCTTGAGATGCTTCTTGGCATCCTCATAGGTGAGGAAAATCTGTTTTGCTTTAACTGCAAAAAGACGCGTTACCATGCCGGGATAACTGTTCTGCTCCTGGAGTACGACCGGGATGTTATTACGCAGGGATTGTCGAACCGGTACAGCACTGGCATAGCCACCGGTGCCAACCGTGATATGTGGATCAAATGATCTGAGAACTTTATTGGCTTTAATAATGGAGGATAGCATACGAGCCGGCAACAGCAGGTTTCTTTTTAAACCGTCTAATGAAATTGAACGGGATAATCCGCGCATGGGGAGGGTCTCCAATGAAAACCCAGCTTCTGGGATCAACTGATTTTCCATACCGTAATCACTCCCGAAGAACAGGAGGTCAACTCCGGAGAAGGCACTTTGGTCTGTCACACATCGGTCCAATTCCTCGGCAATTGCCAAAGCTGGGATGATATGACCACCAGTCCCACCGCCGGCCAGGACCACCCGCATCCGATTGTCATTGGACTTAGAATTCAAGATTCAGTATCCTTTCTGAGGAAAGGATCTTCCCCGATTCATTATTGGAAGAAATGTTAAACAGGATTCCCAACATGACTGAAGTCACCAAAAGATTCGAACCACCATAGGAGATCAAGGGCAATGGTAAACCGGTAGTCGGCAGGAAACCTGTGACCACACCAATATTTACCATAGCATAGCTAAATAGTGAAAAACTGATCCCGATAGCCAGCAACATACTGAAAAAATCTGTTGAATTTCTGGCGATCCGCAAACCTCTCAGGAAGAGCAGCAAGAACAGGAGCAGAAAAAAGAAAGAACCCACAAAGCCAAACTCCTCACCCAGGATACTGAATACAAAATCAGTATGAGGCTCAGGCAGGAAGAGGTCCTTGACATAGCTATTACCCAGACCGACTCCACCGATCCCACCATGAGCCAGTCCCATGAGAGAATGATGAACCTGAAAACCTTCATTGGCTACATCAACATTATCACTCATGAAGGTCATGATCCTTTTCCACATGTAGGGTTTACTCCAGGCGTAGAGCATGGCTGAGATCGAACCGACGGAGAGGAAAGCTGAGATATGACTGAGCTGGATATTTCCCAGATAAAACAACACCAGGGACAGCATCATGATCATTAAAGAGGAGGAGAGGTCAGGTTGAACCGCGATCAGCGCCACCACACTCCCCACTAGAATAAAGGCAGGTAACACACTGTTCTTTAAGTCACTTAAGAGATGTTGTTTCCGATGAAGATAATCGGCAATGAAGATGATCATACCCAGTCGCACAAAATCTGCCACTTGGAAACTGAATCCGCCCAGATACAACCAGCGAGCCGGATGAATGATGCCCATCATTTTATTATAGATCAGGACACCGATTAACATCCCGTAGATCCCCGCTAAAATGAGGTATCGCAGTGGACGAAAATATTGATGGGGAAAGCGAGAGAATACAATGCCCAGCATGATAGCAATTGTGCCATTCATAAGATGACGCTTTAAATAGTGGGCTGAATCAGGGTGTTGAGAGGTTGAGGCTGAATACATCACTACAGATCCAGCCACAAAAAGAATGATGACGATGATAAACATCACTTTATCCAGATGGAAATGTCTCACAGTGTCCAGCCTTCCCGGGCTTGGATCAGTGATCTGAAATGATCACCACGAACCTCATAATTATCAAATTGATCGAAACTGGCACAGGCTGGAGAAAGGAGTAGTACATCACCTGGTGACCCTTGTTGCAGACAATGTTCGATTGCGTTCTCCAGTGTGTCAACAATTCGGGTTACCAGCGAACGTCCAATTTGAGTTTCAATTATCTCAACAGCATCACCAACCAACAGCACTTCTCGGACATGTCCCTCCAGCAAGGGCAGAAGAGCAGTGAAATCCCCGCCTTTATCCTTTCCGCCCAGAATCAACCAAAGCGGTTGTGAAAAACTCTGGATAGCCACCTCAGTTGAGGCAATATTGGTTGCTTTGGAATCATTATAACAACGAATATCATTTATTTTACCCACATATTCAATACGGTGGGGGACTGCCTCGAAGGTCATCAAACCCTGAGCCAGTAACTCTGGATCATCGATGAAATCCATAACTGCAGCAATTGCTGCCAGAGCGTTACTCAGGTTGTGCTTACCAGGAATTGGTAATATTTTCGCCGGCAGTATGGGACACCAACCACTTGGTTTCATCATACCCAGGACACCTTCAGCCAACATGGCATCGCCACCCTCAAGGCTATCTACAGCAAAAAATTGCTTATGCTCAGCCAAAATATCCCGACGCGCCAACTCAGGATCATCACGGTTGATGATTACCTTACCGCTGTGTTTCATGTTCTTGAAGAGATCCAATTTGGACTGGTAGTATGCATCCAGACTTGGATAGCGATCTAAATGATCAGGAGTCAGGTTCAAGAGAACACCGACCTGAGGTGCAAAGCTTTCAATATTATCCAATTGGAAACTGCTTACTTCGAGTACAAAAACAGGCTTTTCCGGTGCTTTCTGCAAACTGTCCATGAGGACCTCTGAAGCTGCAATACCAACATTGCCACCCAGAAAACTATCATATCCAGCAGTTTGAAGTAGATGATGAATCAGATTGACTGTCGTTGTTTTTCCATTTGAACCGGTGACAGCAATAATTGGGGCATCGATAAACCAGGAGGTTACTTCGACCTCAGAATAAATTGGGATACCCTGTTTACGGATCTTTTTAATTATATCGGCGTTTTCCGGAATACCGGGACTTACTACCACAAAAGCAGCATCCAAAACATCCTGGGAATGATATCCAAATTCGAATTCAGCCCCAATTTCTGCCATGACCTGGCGTTTTTCAGCAGTGAACTGGTCAGTGTTTGATTCGCTCAGAAGCACTTTGGCTCCAAAATGACTCAATAAACGAGCTGCTCCCATGGCCGAGCGCTGACTACCCAGAATGGCTACCTGCTGATCTTTTACTCTATTATTATCCACGATCACCTGATCTTGAAAGTTGTGAAGGTGAGGAAGGCGAACAGGATACCCAGGATCCAAAAACGGATCACGATCTTGTTCTCATCCCAGCCCTTTAGTTCAAAATGATGATGGATAGGAGTCATCCGGAATAGGCGACGACCCTCTCCATACTTTTTCTTGGTATATTTGAAATAGCGCACTTGGATGATCACTGAGAGGGATTCCAAAATGAAGACCCCTCCGGCAAAAGGGAGTAAAAACTCCTTTTTCAGCATGACCGCCACCGCCCCAAGTGCGGCTCCCAGAGCTAGCGACCCGGTATCGCCCATAAAGACCTCTGCAGGTCGGGCGTTGAACCAGAGAAAACCAAGCGAAGCTCCAATGAGTGCCGCACAAAAGACAGTGAGCTCTCCTGCACTAGGGAGATAGATAATGTTTAAATATTGACTAAAATCGACTCGGCCGGTTATGTAGGCAATTCCGGCAAAAATCAGAGCTGCAATTCCCATCAATCCAGCAGCCAGACCATCCAGGCCATCACTCAAATTGACCGAGTTTGAAGTGGCCGTGATCACAAAAATTACAAAAGGGATATAGATCCATCCTGATCGAAGATCGATCACCAGATCCTTGACGAAGGGTAGGGTGGTAGCCGTACGAACCTCTGCAAATTCTGGATGGATCATCATGACGGTACCCAGAAATAGACCAAGTGTGATCTGACCCAATAGCTTGTAACGCGCAATAAGACCCTGTTTTGATTTTTTTACGGCTTTCAGGTAGTCATCTATGAAACCTACCGCTCCCATCCAGACCACTGACAGGATCATCATCTGGATGTAAATGTTATCCAGACGCCCAAAGAGCAGTGTGGGGACCAGGATTGCTCCAATAATGATCAGACCGCCCATGGTTGGTGTGCCCGCCTTGGCTGCGTGGGATTTCGGTCCGTCGATCCGGATAGTTTCACCGATCTGCATTTGATGCAGTTTGCGGATGATCCAGGGACCTATGATAAAGGAGAATATGACGGCAGTGATGGCAGCACTTGCTGAGCGAAATGAGATATAGCGGAAGACATTCAATGCTGAGAAATATTCCTGAAGAGGTAGCAACAGATGGTATAGCATTAGTTCACTTCCTTATAGGCTTTGATAAAAGCTTCCAGTTGCATTCCTCTGGATCCCTTCAGGTAAACCAGGTCTCCAGGGGCTATTAGATCTAAGAAGTATTGGATCGTTGTTGCTTTGTCTGGGTTGTGATAGAAGGTTTTGAAGTCTGATTCTACGAGCTTGTTTGCAGTGGCGATAACTTCATGACCAACCAATATGATCTGATCAAAACCGGCCGCCAGCATCTGCTCTGCCGCGGCAGTATGCAGATCATGGCTCATGGATCCTAATTCCAGCATATCACCGAAGATCAAAATCTTTCGTGCAGGTGTAATTATCTCGGCCATGGTCTCAAAACCGGCAGTGACACTGGCTGGATTGGAATTATAGGCATCATTGAAGAAATGCACACCACCAATGAGTGCATGCTCCATCCGTCCAGATTCTCCTGGATAGTTTTCCAGGGCAGTGCTCACCTGATCAAAGCGTAAACCATTTTGCAGGGCGATGGTGATAGCTGCTGCGGCATTAAAAGCGATTGCTTTACCGGGTTGCGGCAAATGAGCAGCATATTTTCCAAATAATATCTCATAACAACCCTGCGCATCAGGTCCTTTGATCTGATAGCTTCTTTCCTTGACCATGGAAAAACCAAAATGAATTGGATTTGGACAATTTTCTGCCAACTGAACCACCCGCTCATCATCAATATTGACAAATGAGCGCCCGCCATGGCCACAGAGATACTTGAAAAGCTCTCCTTTGGTTGCCTGGATCGTATCTTCATCATGAAAAAATTCAGTATGAGCCAAACTGATGTTGGTAATCAGGCCCTGATTCGGTTGAGCAATATTGCAGAGATATTCAATATCACCGGACTGGCTTGCGCCCATTTCTATTACAGCAATCTCATGGGATTCATCAAGATTTAGGATTGTCATGGGCAAGCCAATGTGATTATTGAAGTTGCCTGTAGTGTTCAAAACCGTATATCGTTGTTCAAGAAGGTGAGCGAGCAGGTTTTTTGTGGAAGTTTTTCCATTGGTTCCTGTGATGGCGATCAATGGCACATCGAAACGTTTCCGGTGTGATGTGGCCAGATCCGCAAGCGTTTTGATCGGATCTTCGGTCATTATCAGCGGGATGGGAGCTTCCCAGTTCTCACATCCGTCCCAGGTAGTGGAGGCCATAACGGCTGAAGCGCCACGGGAAATGGCTTTTGGGATAAAGTCATGACCGTCCACCTGGGCACCAATAAATGCAACGAAGAGTTCT contains:
- the ftsZ gene encoding cell division protein FtsZ; this translates as MLFEFDSLKEQKARIRVIGVGGAGSNAIDRMVDSELSGVEFIAVNTDAQALDHSKADVKIQIGKAITKGLGAGAKLHVGEAAAEEDGQAIAASLDGSDLVFITAGMGGGTGTGAAPVVARIAKEIGALTIGIITTPFRFEGPPRAKRSKEGVEKLREFVDTLIVIPNQRLLSIVDKSTSMIDAFLEADSVLHQATRGISDLINVHGLINLDYADVKTVMEGMGDAIMGTGIASGEERAILAAQTAISSPLLDDTNIQGAQGLLINITGGSGMTLAEVDEASNLIYEEVGDQANIILGAVIDEIMGDEIRVTVIATGFNHDSDLRFDQNETQPARAYHPRTPIAQAASTPEIKIETPIVDFNEPVTAARLDAANEREHLESPAFQRLEEKTKEDVIMHFSDDLSVPAYIRRHDTMNL
- the ftsA gene encoding cell division protein FtsA; the encoded protein is MNSRGIYIGLDIGTSKVCAIAAEPDHEDTLKIVGLSSSPSSGLRRGTIVDIEATSTAIRKALDEIETSAGIKAEYVTVGIAGEHIYSLNATGVIGIADLSRRRGEKELEITEEDVDRVIESAKAVGLPNGRRIIHVIPQQYSVDDETGLRNPVGMTGRRLEAQVHLVTSATASTKNIISVVRNAGCQVKDFVLEPIASAQSVLTEEEQQIGVGLIDIGAGTADAIVMSKFGVEHTVSLPFGGNQVTSDIAGILRITEEQADELKLKFGHCFTEHTEVDKVFDIKGVGGRQDRNINESEFSMYIEARMDEILQMVKTNLKENGMLKHLNSGLVFTGGGSKIPGLEALAKRVFEMPIRLGSPIGFTDTTEMVESPEYATATGLIAYAAKFQSEDARQLDRGAPARFIHKIANFFQNNF
- a CDS encoding FtsQ-type POTRA domain-containing protein, with the protein product MTRASLYSIPPLSWAFSAILLISVILLGSLSLSYANLIRSNDVEIINLYGQRTMSPERVKNLTEIYLGKALHELDLMAIQNSFLEYPLIRNAKATRHFPNTLDVYLYDVLPVAYIAIQSIMTLDDKATLLPLPDKGMLYNLPIITGVSTDLRSAEIGDLIPDETVQMLVNFLKIIRRNHQHIYLDISEISYDRRGIKLISATHSTTVLLGNEDDAIDNSTILSTFVADESDSGIISPYQYIDLRFKRQVIVKERNSR
- the murC gene encoding UDP-N-acetylmuramate--L-alanine ligase, whose protein sequence is MLSSAQHIHFVGIGGIGMSALALLLKQQGKTVSGSDQLDSKLLNSLRAAGIEVFIGHKAEQAQSADLVVYSSAVNPDNPERNYAETHAIPELRRADLLGQIAAGYKHTLAIAGTHGKTTTTGMCGQILVTAELDPSILVGGILPNLNSNLRLGAHTHIVVEADEYDRSFLALNPDRIIVTTLEADHLDIYSDLQDVRDTFLEFISKLTNDGILILQGDDEELIRLAHLSPYPLVSYGLSEKPDYRAVDLHLDELNSRFTVMYNGKYLGIITLNMPGEHNVMNALGACALTHQMGVDFNHIKAGLETFRGVERRFELKGSLNGVQFIDDYAHHPSELEATLKAARSGWPEARVIAVFQPHLYSRTRDFAAEFASALEQADIALVTDIYPARELPIAGVSSALILDEANGSLDYQPDIADVHAYLEPILRSGDLVITMGAGDIWKLHELFLGERN
- the murG gene encoding undecaprenyldiphospho-muramoylpentapeptide beta-N-acetylglucosaminyltransferase, with product MNSKSNDNRMRVVLAGGGTGGHIIPALAIAEELDRCVTDQSAFSGVDLLFFGSDYGMENQLIPEAGFSLETLPMRGLSRSISLDGLKRNLLLPARMLSSIIKANKVLRSFDPHITVGTGGYASAVPVRQSLRNNIPVVLQEQNSYPGMVTRLFAVKAKQIFLTYEDAKKHLKGAETLMTGNPIRHLEKTVNRVDAAHFFGLDPELPTLFILGGSQGARTINRHFVKKASLYLEKIGMQILWQTGKADLEYCRRHISSNPKIKLLPFIKEMDKAYTLADLMVCRAGAMTLTELNHFGLPAILIPLPSAAANHQEFNARSQENAGAARVLLEQNLAEGAFLPLVTEIFTDREKLNTMAQASSALKRPHAAQDICSSIIRIASTCA
- a CDS encoding FtsW/RodA/SpoVE family cell cycle protein — its product is MRHFHLDKVMFIIVIILFVAGSVVMYSASTSQHPDSAHYLKRHLMNGTIAIMLGIVFSRFPHQYFRPLRYLILAGIYGMLIGVLIYNKMMGIIHPARWLYLGGFSFQVADFVRLGMIIFIADYLHRKQHLLSDLKNSVLPAFILVGSVVALIAVQPDLSSSLMIMMLSLVLFYLGNIQLSHISAFLSVGSISAMLYAWSKPYMWKRIMTFMSDNVDVANEGFQVHHSLMGLAHGGIGGVGLGNSYVKDLFLPEPHTDFVFSILGEEFGFVGSFFFLLLFLLLFLRGLRIARNSTDFFSMLLAIGISFSLFSYAMVNIGVVTGFLPTTGLPLPLISYGGSNLLVTSVMLGILFNISSNNESGKILSSERILNLEF
- the murD gene encoding UDP-N-acetylmuramoyl-L-alanine--D-glutamate ligase, whose product is MDNNRVKDQQVAILGSQRSAMGAARLLSHFGAKVLLSESNTDQFTAEKRQVMAEIGAEFEFGYHSQDVLDAAFVVVSPGIPENADIIKKIRKQGIPIYSEVEVTSWFIDAPIIAVTGSNGKTTTVNLIHHLLQTAGYDSFLGGNVGIAASEVLMDSLQKAPEKPVFVLEVSSFQLDNIESFAPQVGVLLNLTPDHLDRYPSLDAYYQSKLDLFKNMKHSGKVIINRDDPELARRDILAEHKQFFAVDSLEGGDAMLAEGVLGMMKPSGWCPILPAKILPIPGKHNLSNALAAIAAVMDFIDDPELLAQGLMTFEAVPHRIEYVGKINDIRCYNDSKATNIASTEVAIQSFSQPLWLILGGKDKGGDFTALLPLLEGHVREVLLVGDAVEIIETQIGRSLVTRIVDTLENAIEHCLQQGSPGDVLLLSPACASFDQFDNYEVRGDHFRSLIQAREGWTL
- the mraY gene encoding phospho-N-acetylmuramoyl-pentapeptide-transferase, coding for MLYHLLLPLQEYFSALNVFRYISFRSASAAITAVIFSFIIGPWIIRKLHQMQIGETIRIDGPKSHAAKAGTPTMGGLIIIGAILVPTLLFGRLDNIYIQMMILSVVWMGAVGFIDDYLKAVKKSKQGLIARYKLLGQITLGLFLGTVMMIHPEFAEVRTATTLPFVKDLVIDLRSGWIYIPFVIFVITATSNSVNLSDGLDGLAAGLMGIAALIFAGIAYITGRVDFSQYLNIIYLPSAGELTVFCAALIGASLGFLWFNARPAEVFMGDTGSLALGAALGAVAVMLKKEFLLPFAGGVFILESLSVIIQVRYFKYTKKKYGEGRRLFRMTPIHHHFELKGWDENKIVIRFWILGILFAFLTFTTFKIR
- the murF gene encoding UDP-N-acetylmuramoyl-tripeptide--D-alanyl-D-alanine ligase, translating into MAILHETIMALPGINIKGVFDSPITGVSIDTRSLNAGELFVAFIGAQVDGHDFIPKAISRGASAVMASTTWDGCENWEAPIPLIMTEDPIKTLADLATSHRKRFDVPLIAITGTNGKTSTKNLLAHLLEQRYTVLNTTGNFNNHIGLPMTILNLDESHEIAVIEMGASQSGDIEYLCNIAQPNQGLITNISLAHTEFFHDEDTIQATKGELFKYLCGHGGRSFVNIDDERVVQLAENCPNPIHFGFSMVKERSYQIKGPDAQGCYEILFGKYAAHLPQPGKAIAFNAAAAITIALQNGLRFDQVSTALENYPGESGRMEHALIGGVHFFNDAYNSNPASVTAGFETMAEIITPARKILIFGDMLELGSMSHDLHTAAAEQMLAAGFDQIILVGHEVIATANKLVESDFKTFYHNPDKATTIQYFLDLIAPGDLVYLKGSRGMQLEAFIKAYKEVN